From the genome of Dickeya aquatica, one region includes:
- a CDS encoding sugar ABC transporter substrate-binding protein, with product MKKFPVALLALSLTASFTTLATETPASAAPVPAALAGHQGQVRIAVIRNLGSDDNTTQFVSGVLEEGKKLGFKVSTFLSNGDDAKFQDFVNQAISQKYDGIILSQGRAPYSTDLIQRIVDSGIKVAVFDTAVDRAIPGVTVTQQDDASLANESLGQLVKDFNGKANIIKLWVAGFPPMERRQVAYQQILKDNPGIKELESIGAVSSDVQGDTANKVGAVLAKYPKGKIDAIWGAWDAFSQGAYKALKENGRTEIKLYSIDISNQDLQLMREANSPWKVSVAVDPKLIGKVNLRLVANKIAGEPTPASYEFRAASIPQALLASQPGPVNVTGLAKIIPGWGQTNDFVAPWFATLEAKSK from the coding sequence GGTTCCGGCCGCTCTCGCGGGCCATCAGGGGCAGGTGCGTATCGCGGTCATTCGTAATCTCGGCTCTGACGATAACACCACGCAATTTGTGTCGGGCGTGCTGGAAGAGGGGAAAAAACTCGGTTTTAAAGTCAGCACCTTTCTCAGTAACGGTGATGACGCCAAATTTCAGGATTTCGTCAATCAGGCCATCAGCCAGAAATATGACGGTATCATCCTGTCGCAAGGCCGCGCACCCTACTCCACTGACCTGATTCAGCGCATTGTGGACAGCGGCATAAAAGTGGCGGTGTTCGATACTGCTGTCGATCGTGCGATTCCCGGCGTCACCGTCACCCAGCAGGATGATGCCTCACTGGCAAACGAATCCCTGGGCCAACTGGTCAAAGATTTCAACGGTAAAGCCAATATCATCAAACTGTGGGTAGCCGGTTTCCCGCCGATGGAGCGCCGTCAGGTCGCCTATCAGCAGATCCTCAAAGATAACCCCGGCATCAAAGAGCTGGAATCTATCGGTGCGGTGTCTTCCGATGTGCAGGGCGATACCGCCAATAAAGTCGGTGCCGTGCTGGCAAAATACCCGAAAGGGAAAATTGATGCTATCTGGGGTGCCTGGGATGCGTTCAGTCAGGGTGCCTATAAAGCACTGAAAGAGAATGGCCGCACCGAAATCAAACTCTATAGCATCGATATTTCCAATCAGGATTTGCAACTGATGCGCGAAGCCAACAGCCCGTGGAAGGTGAGCGTGGCGGTTGACCCGAAACTCATCGGCAAGGTTAATTTGCGGCTGGTGGCCAATAAAATCGCCGGTGAACCAACGCCCGCCAGCTACGAATTCCGGGCCGCCAGCATTCCGCAGGCACTGCTGGCCAGCCAGCCAGGCCCGGTTAACGTGACGGGGTTGGCAAAAATCATTCCCGGCTGGGGGCAGACCAATGACTTTGTCGCACCGTGGTTTGCTACACTGGAAGCCAAAAGCAAATAA